The Capra hircus breed San Clemente chromosome 25, ASM170441v1, whole genome shotgun sequence nucleotide sequence gcccaaggtcgccCAGCACCGCGACTGGAGGACACGCCGGGACCCCCTCTCACATATAGGGCGGCCCCAGCCCCCCAGTCCGGATTTTGACCCGTTTAGGCGAATCTGGGCAGAGCCCTGGGTCGCTCCCTCGCCGCGCATCCCCACCCGCGGTGAATGTACCACCCTCCTGGGGGTTTCAGGAAGCTGGAGGCTGTTCCGGGTGTGGGCAGGGGCATCCCGGCGCGTCCCCTGGGCTTCTAGCCCCGCGGTGTGGGGCTCCCGGGTATTTTTAGACGGAAGGAAGGGCCCTCGGTGTTTTCGCCCCGCTGGGCTGTGTTGAGGACCACACCCTAtggaaggtttttttgttttgtttcctgctTTTGTCCTTAGATAGACCTCTGAACCCTTATTCTATGCATAAGCAGAGACTGTTTAGAAAACGGtttttactgttaaaaaaaaaaaaatcggaacCAAACCTCCCACTTGTCTCAGATCCAGTTCAACCCATTTCATGGATTTAAGAGATGCCCGCTGAGCCCCTCATGTGCCTTGATTATGGCCTTTGCCTCTTTCCTCACAGTCAGGGTATGTATGGGGTGGGGatggtttttatgttttttagcCACAGAGTGGCTCAAACACCATTAACTGTTAATTAAGTGCGGTACAGGGGAGAATGCCCCTTTTCACTCGGCAAAGTGGAGCTCAGGAATCTGGCCAAGTCTGTGGGCTTAGGAAAGATATTCTTGAGGTTTCTTCTGTACCAGTTGGGTGGTGTGTAATGATCTTGTCCAGCAGGCTTGTTTTATTTTCCCTTGATCTCCGCCTCCCCTTGCGAGAACGTAAGCTTCCTGAAGGCAGAGTATGCATCTTCCCTTTGTATCCTCAGAGCCTAGGGCAGACCCTGGCCATGAATCTGTGCTTTGTAAATATGTGTTACACAAACAAGTGAGCAGAATGACCCCCGAAAGATGAGGCGATGTTACTGACAAGGGAAGAGGGGACAACTCTGTGATTCTCAACTTACATTTCGAGAAAGCCGTAGTAATATCAGCCAGCACGTACTGGGCGCCCAGCGGACACTAGTCGTCATGTTAAGCACTTTCCTTCCTTGTGCTGTGTCACTTAACTGCTGAAGTTGGGACTGGAACTCAAAGGGGAGAAAGTTGCAGCTGCCTGAAGAACTTAGTGACACTctatttttatgtctgttagaaagTTTCTATGAAAAAGTTAGTCCAAGGCAGCACCCTAAGTGTGGAGAGAAGGGGAATGAGGTGGGATACCGGGAACCTCTAGAAGGGAGGTTtggcctctggggagactcagcCTAGAAAGGCTGTAGAGTGGGGACCAGTTTGCCTTACAGGAGTGTGGCCGGGGTGGGCGGCCGCTTCCACATGCGGCGGCctaaggggagaggggaggcatTCTCACTGGGCCAACTGGACTCTGCCCCCCGGCCCCTGGGAAGGGCAGGAGGGGCTCCGAGGGCGGCTGAACTGGCTGGTTTCCCTGGCacagagggcaggagggcagAATGGGAGGCAAGCCGGGAGAGGTCAGTCATACGTAGGTTGCAGAGGTTTAGATGGGTCATTCAGCTGACACACAGTGTAGAGAAATGAAAggtttaattattatttgtttaatAGCAAGTAGTATCCCCTTGGTAAGAAAACAGAAgtctcaaaaagaagaaaaaggaatctgTGACCACAACCATGCTTCACACTTTGGTGAATATCCTTACAGAGGCTTTTCTTTGTATATGACGTACTTTTTTACATGATAGCGTACTGTATGTTCTGTTCTATAAggtgtcttttttcctgtgacAGTAGGTTGTGAGTATGCAGTAGCAGCAGTTACTAGCCCGTCTATAGCTATGTTTAGCGTAGGATAATAATAACAGCAGCAACAGTAATAGCAGTGCTGTGGAGCTCGCCAAGCATCCCAGCCCTAGGAGGCAGGTACTAatactgttcccattttacagctggggaCTCTGAGGCACGGAGGGTGGAGTAAGTTGCCCAAGGTTTTGCATGCTGTGCGAGGTGAACCCTGGCGGGTTGGCCTTTGCCTCTGGAGCAGCGCTGCTCAGTACCGTAGCCATTGGCCACAGGTGGCAGTTTACATTTAGTtaaaattcatgggaaatagcaacccactccagtgttcttgcctggagaatcccagggacgggggagcctggtggcctgttgtctctggggtcacacagagtcggacacgactgaagcgacttagcaacaaaattcgataaaattaaaaaatcagctCCTCAGTCACACTgcgcttcccaagtggctcagtggttaaagaatccacctgcagtgcaggagacgcaggagatgcgggttctgttgtggggtcgggaagatcccctggaggagggcagggcaacccactccagtatccttgcctggagaatcccgtggaccgaggagcctggcgggctacagtccatggggtcgcaaagagtcagacacgactgaagcatcgtgagcacacacacagtcacactaCCCATGTTTCTAGTGCTCGACAGTCATGAGTGACAGCGGCTACAAGATGAGACAGCAGGTGCAGATGCCGCCGTCCCCGCAGAGAGCACCCTCGGATGGTGCGGTCCAGAGCCTCCGCTCTTATCCAGCCTCTGGATGCTCAGAATCCGGTCCTGCAGCATCTTAAGACTTAACGGTCCCATGGAATTCCACATAATGTAGTTCCTGCTTTTAAGCATGCGAGACATTTCTGCTCTTTCCCCTTTAGGAACATTCACAGAGCTGAATCTTTATAAATCCCTGTAATTATCCCATTGAAGGGCTTTTTGAGCACAAAAACCCTGTAACAGAACCAGTGTTTTGAAGCAAGGATGCAGGCAGCCATCCCAAGGATAGAGTGGGTATGGGAGACCTCGGGGTCAGGACTGGGGAGCAGAGGTGGGGAGTAGGGACAGCCACTCCCCGCAGGCCTGCTCCCAGTTAATCCTCCCACACCCTAAGCAGTGGCCTCGTTTCCCAGAGGACAGGATGAAGCACAGGGGCTCAGGCTCTGCCCAGGTCACTCACTCCAGGAGTGAGTGGggggcgccccccgcccccctgcatTGTCATGCCTTGTACCTTTCGCTGGGGGCACGAGTTGCAGGAATTGAGGTGAGAGGCGCATGGGGTTCAGTGGAAGAATTCTCACCTCCCACACAGGAGGCCCCGGGCCCTGTTCTTGGCCAGAGTGCCATCGTGCTCccatttcttgggcttcccaggtggctcagcagtaaaggagccacctgccaatgcaggagacgcaggttcgatccctggctcaggaagatcccctggaggaggaaatggcagcccactgcagtaatctttcctgggaactcccatggacagagaagcctggtgggctacaggccatggggtcacaaagagggtcagacacgaccgagagacTACACAGCTACACAGCAGGTGTGAGGGAAGATGGGACGGCGATGGGGTAGGGCCCTATGCGGGGAAGAAGGCTCAGTCCCGAGGGCTGGGCCGGGCGGTGCTTTCATACTTGCTTTCCCGTTTTTGAAGGAAGAAAGACGGAGTCTGGCAGAGGGGTGAGGGGGACTTAGTTGTCCTCTGGGGTTGCACCCCAGTGATGGGTGAACCCAGGGACAGTCAGCTACAGCCACGGGCCGCGTTCTGTTGGTGGATGACCCACCAGCCCAGAGTGGTTTCTACAGTTTTAAATGatgaggggaaagaaaagaatgctTCCTGATATGTGAAATATGAAGTCACTTCGTGACACATGAAGTCTCATGAAATTCAGTGTTCATTGTCACCCATAAATATTTTCTGGGGACACAGCCATTTGTCACGTGTCCTCTGTTGATTTCACACTGAGGAGCTGAAACTGCACGGTCTGCTAAGCCCCAAATATTTACCGTCTGGCCCTTTTCTGAAACAAGTGCACTGACCCTGGGGATAAGAGGACAGTGCCCTCAGATAGGAATTGAGAAATGAGGATGGGCAGTAGCAAGAGAGACTGAGGGAGGAggttttgggggtggggtggggtgtgtgtgtgtgaatctgagcgttcagaacattaaaaaaacctGGGCTGCTTTTATTTCAGAAGGGATACGAGTTTATATAGTAGGGCTGTGTGTTTTTGCTTAGAGGAGAACTTGAGCTAATCTTCCTTTTTGAAAGGGACAGACCCACGTCGCTGTTTTCCCTTTCAGGCCGTCCTCTCTCCCGATCAGCGCGCTTCTGTTTCTCTGGGAAACAGTAGGCACTGTAGATCAGAGACGTTGTGATTTGGGGTGCTTAGGTAAACAAGTGATAATTCATTTCTCAGAAATAGCTTTGCTTTTGGGTGGTGACCCAGTTGTGAAAAGGAGCGGTAAAAATTTGCCTtgactcctccctccctctccctgaaACGAACCAAAGGAGGTGAGTATTAAAggaatgataaaaaaaaagaaattctgcgtTCTCCATTATCTTGCCTTGAATTGAGGTGAGAAGTGGTATGGAAAGGAAGAGCGCTCACTGCTCTGAGGTGTGAGTTTTTGCACCATTGGctgcatttctctctctttgaCTCCAGGCCTCGGGTCGCAcactgtgcttcattcagtccttgttgctttctttttagaaaaatattttaaattgaagtatagttaatctgcgatgtgttcatttctgctgtatagcagtgattcagttttatgtatttatgttctttctcatattgttttccattatgatttattacaggacACTGACTGGTCCCCTGTGCTGCATACAgttagggccttgttgtttatccattctgtatgtaacagtttgcatctgctgatcCCCAATTTAATTCCTTTCTGAAGTGGTTCCTCACTGTTTCTCGCTGTAGTTCCTCACTGTAACTGCTGCCTTGCTTCTAATCAGTGGAAGTTTATTAGAAGAGAACTTTTTATAACTCATCGAATGGATTGTCATGTTCTCTTCTATCTCTTGTATTTTGTCTGGTAAGCCAGCACTAACCGAAATTAGCCCCAGCTGTGAGGAATGGCCAGCAGCCAGTGTAAGTCTATAAAAATGTTCCCTGGTCTAGACAAGTACCTACATGCTCTGTATTTGCACACGTGGTTAGGAAATTGTTTATTGAGGAGTTTATTTGTTGTAAGTAAGAAGGAAATTAGGATACATTTTAGTGATGCATCAATTtgaacatttttgaaaaaaaaatttaattctcattaaagaattaattgggcttccctggtggctcagacagtaaagaatctgcctgcaatgcaggcgatccaggtttgatctctgggtcaggaagatcccctggagaagggaatggcaacccactccagtatttttgcctgggaaatcccatggacagaggagcctggtgggctacattctgggattgcaaagtcggacacaactgagcgactgggcgAAGAATTAACTGGCCACCTGAGTTTTCCCCGCTCCAGATTAACTACAGAAGAATTTATACAGACACTCAGTGGACACCTAATGTTACCCTACCTTTTCGTTAATTTGCTTATTTATGAGTTCTCCTGTTTGGTTCTCTGCTGtagcctttttctttcttttgggccACGCCATGTGGCACGTGGAGTCttagttccctagccagggatccaacccctgcccccagcatggGATGCTCAGCGTCTtaacgctggaccaccagggaagtcccctggtttTCTACTTTAATAACATAATTACCTCACAGGGCATTTGGAGAATAGAGGAACGGCAGCTGGGACAGTTAAATGCCGTGCGTTGGCCTTGTTCCAACGCCATCATGGTTATATCGGTGGCTTTCCTTCCAGTATTTTCCCTTATATGTAGTAACGTTTTCAGCATTGTCGCACTAATAGCATATTTACAGCTTAAATTTCTTTTCCCACTCTTGTGTCTCGCTCTTCAGTTTTCCATTTCTCAAAGCTCCTTTCCCGTGGTCTTCATTGTTTGTGACTGTGGGGTTAACAGCTGTGAGCCGGTTCTGCATAATTTGCTTACCTTTTCGGTTGTCGTCCCCAGCTTCGTGCCATTCCCAGTAACACAGGGATAAGCGCACTGGCATTTGGGGTTATTCCTACAGTACAGGTTTCCAGAGGGGGGATTACTAGGTTGGGGCATAGGGAAGGCTTGGACCCatcctcatttttaaagaaagtgaagaagggcTGTAATTTCTGAACCACTCACTCCACTAGTCCATCTGATCTGATTCTCTTTATAGTTGCAAAGAATTGTAGAAAAGGATCTTTGCATCTTATTTCATAGGTTTTAGAATGTTGTTCTCTAGGGTGAAAAAAACCCAGAACTTCCTTGCTTTCTTCACTGTTCCACATGGTAGTGTTTTTATTTATCCCACTGCGTTTTTATTTTGGCCTTTCTGTCAGATAATACACACACCTCAGACCTCACGAGGGTCTGTTTCCACCTAGGGCGCACTTTGGCTctctccatctatctatctagttACTCAATCCTCACTAATTTCcatcactattttatttttttttttaattaaacaggaAAGAGCCAGACTTCTCAGAGGTCAGTCTGTTCAACAAGTGGGACCCCAGGGCCTTCTGTATGTTCAGCAAAGAGAGCTTGCAGTGACCTCCCCAAAGGATGGTAGGTTAGGAACCAGTGAATTGGGCCTTCTCCCCAAAGGCTagtggatattttattttatttcttttttaaacaggcTCCATCTCCATTCTGGGTTCTGATGATGCCACCACTTGTCACATTGTGGTCCTGAGGCACACAGGTATGACGAGAGACACGCAGGAAACTGTTCCTTACCTGGACCCACCGCGTGGGACCATGAGCGTCTCAATTTGCGTTTCCTGGCTCTGCTCACCTCTCCTCCGTCTGCATGGCCCCTCCCCGAGGCCCTGGTCAGATGGGTTGGCTGGGCAGCCCAGACgtctctgtttttccttcttgcaGGCCGTTCAAAGATGAGGTGGTCCGAATGGACAGGCGTAGACCTGGGCTGCACCCCGAGTTCTCATCGGGAATAACATGAGTCGTTTCACCCTTGTTCTTCAGGTAATGGGGCTACCTGCTTGACACACTGTGACGGAAGTGACACCAAAGCTGAGGTCCCCTTGATCATGAACGCCATAAAATCCTTTTCCGACCACACTCAATGTGGAAGGTGAGCGCCCCACTCCTGCGTTGCGTCATGTGGGGAACGTGGCCCCGTCGTGTAGAGGAAGCTGCTGGGGTGCCCACCCTCGCCTCAGCAGCTGCTCAGGGCAGAGTGGGCGACGGGACTCGGGGCCGGTCCCAGAAGGAGGGTCTGACTTTGAACCTGCAGTTGTGTTCTCAGTGGCGCTTTCTTGGCCTCTGTGTGTCCGCCGATGCCTTGTGGCACCCCAGCAGTGGAATCTCTCCCTTTCTTCAGGAGGTGTTTGTTGAGTGTTTCCTGTGAACTGGAACTGCTCATAGGTGCCAGGGGCCTCGCAGTGAATGGAGGAGACAAAACCCTGCCCCCGGGGctcacagtccatggggaggaGACGCCAGCAAAGCAGGATGTTAAGTAGTGGACGGGCTGCGAGGAAAAGGAAGGTGGGAACGAAGGGGGTCAGTGTTGCAGACTGTGCGCAAGAGCTGGCACCCGCCTGGGCGCCCAGCACAGCGCCCACCTGCTCACCAGTGACAGACTGCCTCCCACGTGCGGCCCCCGGGGTGGGCCCTCAGGAGCCACGTGGCTACTTAAGGGAGCCGTGGCCCCAGCCCGGCTGTCTGGCTGGTGCTCACTGTCGcctcccctttctctctcatCACCGGGCCTGGCAGGCATGGCTCTCATCTGAAGTCTGGGGCAGCAGTTCACTGGAATGAACTAGTCTAGTCATACACATGTTCTCGAAATCCCAGGGATTTAAGGAAGGCCTCCTCGATGTCGCAGTTTCCCTAGTGGAACACAGATCTGTGTTTAAGTTTAACTGTCCCCTTGCCGGGTCTGTGATCGGCTGGGCTGGCCTCAACCTTGTGTCCTGTCAGACACTGAGCCCGGCAGTGTATATAGCTGGACTGGGCTCCAGGCCCAGGACCATGGTTCTCAGCACATGGTTGTGAGAGAGAGGATTCGAGGCCATCAGATGCTTCACGCTGAGCTGCTGACGTGGAAGATTCTGGGGCCTTCCTCAGGAGGGTTCTGTTGGTTGAAGGGAGTGTGAAAGGTGGCTGCACTCTCTTGAGCTCGGGTCCCCAGGTCGTCACAGGCCAAGGACTGGAGTTAGCAGAGAAGTGAGCTTGGGAAACGCAGGGTTAACAGAGTTGATGCGGGTTTTCCAGCTGTAGGTTTTCCGGGAGCTGTACTGTGCTGCTGTGCTCTGCTGTGTGCCTGGTGGCTGCCCTGGGGGCGGGCAAGGCCTCCCAAGCTTATTGAACCCCGAGAATGCTTTTCTGTCTCATGCGGCCAGTGCTCGGGGGACGCACTGAGGAAAAAGCTGCTGTCATAGATAAGCATGTGCGTCAGACGCTGAaccagttttcttctctgtaaaacgGAGATGAGACCCCTGTCTCTCCAAGATGCTGGCCTCCTGGTGGCGGGGTTGCCCCCACGCAGGGCCGGGTCAGTCTCGTCCCTCCCCGACCCTGCACCAGGCCGAGACTTTTAAGAGGTTTCTGAAGTGTCCCGCTCAGGGCGGGTGAGTAGTGTGATGTAATCGTTATCTTCCAGAccagcctttctttcttttgcctcCCGGTGGCATCACGTTTGAGACACAGCGCCCCTGGGCCCCCGGGCAGAGCCCCAGTGTGTGCGCCATGGCGTGAACAGGGCCGGGAACCAGGAGCTGAGGCTCAGGGCAGACCCAGGCCTGCCAGGCTGAGCCGTCCCGCCTCTGAGCTCCCACTCTCGTCTCTTTGCCAGGCTGGAAGTACACCTCGTGGGAGGCTTCAATGACGACAGGCAGTTGTCACAGAAACTGACTCATCAGCTCCTTAGTAAGTTCACTTTTCCCCTCAAATCTGATAAAAATGTGTACCTATTTTTGCTTAGATGAAAATCTCAATTAGTACAGAACCTACGAGGGgcgcacctgctgggagccaccCAAACTGCTCAGCTTGAAATCTTCCATAAACACTGGAGAGCAAAGAGCTAAACGTTTATAGAACTCACGGGATGGGGACATAGTTTGCCTTCAAAACAGCAGGTGATGCCTCACAGTAAGCCTGTGAATtgtgtggggaaaaaaacaccACCCTCCTGCAGAAATGTTCTTGTTAATGTGCAGAAAGTTAAAATAACCCTGATCATACTATTTTTTCTTGGTTAAATTAGCAAATACTACTATGAGAAAAAACATTCTGTGATTAACCATGAAGCAGCAAGGTGGGCATACTTCCACCCTGCAGTACTTTGGTGGAACCTGAACCTGGAAAGCGTTTTGGCATCATGGTCCATCACAGATCCAGTAATTTCTCTTTTGAGAATCTTTTCTAAGAAAATTAATCTGAAGTGTGCATAGAGATTTACACCTGAAGGTGGGCAAAAGATTATCTACAGCAGGAAATCTACTGTCCACCAGCAGAGGCATAGGTATACGTACCATTAAAAGATATGTAACGAAGAGGTTTGCACTGCATGGGAAAACAGCATGTACAAGCAATACCATGTACAGACAGGCAGTGCCTGCACGGTGTCTGAGCTCAGCTGTGCACGGACAAACACGGCAGGAAGTACACTGTTAAGTGCTAGGATTATCGGCAGGAAAAGCCCATTCACTTACACCTTCAAAAGCCACAGACTCCTTATACTCTTCTATACTTTCCAAATGTTTCATAACAGTCAGATTTTATGACCCATCAGGAAAAAAACGTTCTTTAGGGAAAGATTAAAATCTTATGACTGTTTGTCCCGCCAGCCTCTCAGAatagggagaagaaaggaaagtctCCGTGGGAGTTTTCTCTGGGCCCGATGCTGGGCGCGCGTCTGACCCTTGGCAGGCAGGGTGCTGGGCATCTGCTCAGGGGTATCCGCCTCCGATGGACAGGCCGGGCTGTGGTCTAAGGGTGGTGGATCCCACCCTCCATCCCCCTCTTGACTTGTTCAGCGTATGCTCTGCTGCTTAAGGGAACTTTTTTGACATGAGCTTTAAAATTCTCGCTGTAGGTGAATTTGACAGACAAGAAGATGACATTCATCTGGTGACGTTGTGTGTGACAGGTGAGCTCCACCACTCCTCCCAGAGCAAAGCTGCAGCTTTGGGGGATGTTTTGCCCTCGCCCTGAAGGCAGGACCCTGCGTCTGTGCCTCAGTTGCAGACGGCACCACGTGTCGTTGGATTGCTGCCCTCTTCTGGCTTTCCCCATATCTGCTGGCAtggccctccctgccctccctcatCCAGATCCCGCACAGCCTCTGCTGAGATcctgaccccccaccccctgaGGGCTCTCCTCTGAGGGATTCTCAGCAGCCTCTTCCGTTTTCTAGGAAGGGTTGGGGCCGGTCCCACGAGGAGCTGCCGCCATGTGTGTGGGTGACCGGAGACTCAGACTCTGGAGGGGCAGTTTGTTCCAACAACCTGACCGCCCCGGGCTTGGCTGGGAAACAGGACACGGGCCCTTTCATGTTCTGATCCCCCCCTTTGCAGGCGGGGGCCTCCTTCTTGGCCTCTGTttatagaaaatgaaagcaattatttagtatttctttaaaattagatcttaaaattcctttttttttttttaatgtgttagaaTTAAATGACCGGGAAGAAAATGAGAGCCACTTTCCAATAATTTACGGCATTGGTAAGTAGCATGCTGGGCGGAGGGTCTGTGATCTCACACTGGTTAAAGGCAGATTCTGCAGCTGGTGGGCCCGCAGCTGTCAGTGTGGCAGAGCCTTGGGCCCGGGTCCTGACTCCTGTCTGGATCTGCTGGGCGAGCCTGGGCAAGGAGCTTACTTTCTCTGACCTTATATCTACGGGAGAAACAATGTCCACGTCCTAGACTGTGAAGGGAAACAGGTAGTGAATAGAAAGCCTGGGCCTCGCCGGGTTAGAGGACAGCTCGATGTCAGTGGGCTCTGCTCCCCCAAGAGGCCCCTCTGCTTTTTTCTAGCCAGAACTCTGGGGGCTGAAATGGGGCGATTTGAATCTTCTTATACTCAGGGAACTAATTAAGGTTTTGATGGAGAACAAAGAGCTTACAAAGCAAAGTGAAACCATCAGGCTAAAGATGGTTAGCCTGAAAGAAAGCCAGAGTGTCCCTTCCTCCTGTGACAGCCCCTGGGACTCCTGAGGCTTTAACAGGCTGGGACTggctgtctttatttatttactttatgtgTGTATTTGGGTGCATTgggcttagttgtggcacgtaggGTTCTTTCttgcggtgcctgggcttctctctagctgaaGCGCCTGAGCTCAGTAGTGCAGGTGAGGGCTTACCTGCcctgccgcatgtgggatctcggtcccctgaccagggactgagcctgagtctcctgcactggaaggcaggttttgaaccactgcgccaccaggggagtcctgagACTGGCCGCCTCTGCAGGGGGCTTCTGCCATGTCCCTAACATTTGGTTTGCTTGGCAGGGTGTTCACTGCTTTATTCTCTATCCTTTGTATGTCAGAAATAGTCATAACCAACACACACCACCAGCCCTGGCGCAGATCCCAGGCCACGTCCGCAGCCGTGTCTTGTCAAGGCTTGTCTTCCTTGTCACAGGGCTGAGCAGGGAGGCCTTGCCACGGGCTGCCTGAAGAGATGGCGCGTCTCCCGGGTGGGGGCGGCCCTTGGTCTGGAACCAGGTCTTACTGGGTCCAGCTCGGGCCTCAGCACTTCTCAGTGAGATGCCTGGCCAAAGCATTGCATTCTCCCTTCCCAGCAAGGGAGAGACTACCAACATGTAACTTTGCTCAGTCCTATCACGGGCAATGGTATGAGTGTGAGACTTACCAGCTCCTTTTGCCAATCAGAGTTGTCCTGTCATCCTCACAGCTGTCAACATCAAAACTGCGGAAATCTACAGAGCCTCCTTCCAAGACCGAGGTCCGGAGGAGGAGCTGCGGGCCGCCCGAGCTTTAACAGGAGGACCAGTGAGTCCGACAGCATCGTCTTAACAGGGTGAAGGGAAAAGGCGGGGGGTGGCCATCAAACTCCAAAGCCTTGAGCTTTATCCACTTTGGAAATGAAAAGTTTCTGACAGCTTCTGGAAAGCTGCCCATGATCAGGAACCACCACACACTCATAGCACGTAGAGAAGAAAGAATGTTTTAGGTTAGAAGCACAAGACCCCAGTTCTGTGCCCTGAAGATGTTGGGGATATATGTGACTCTCCCTGCATCCAGATCCAAACAAAATGAACCCCTTGTACTTTGTAAGAGCTTTACCAGTGAAGTTACTGCAAAGAAAGGAGAGCTAAGTGGGGAGAAGaggcttttcttttctctactgCAGGTCATGCTGTCCCTAGATGAGGTCACTGGAAAGCAGTTTGCTGGGATGAATTGATGACCCCAAAGAATAATCAGATCAGTTTAAAAGTCTGATTGCCTTTGGGTCTTTTTAGTTAACTAACaccttcattttaaaagttgggaaaaaaaacaagactgacATGCTGTTTGAGGAACAAgtgaaaaaaatcctttaaaaactcgtaatgtgaaaaaaaacagaaattgcaTCAGAGCAACCAAAAGAAGTCTGCTTGCTTAGGAAAAGCTTTCATTTTCACTGGAAACGTCTGGACCCAGTGGTCTGTTCTGCCAACCCTTTGACATTGTTAGGTTTCCTTTCTCAGTCTCTCAGGGAGCAGAACAGTCTT carries:
- the NTAN1 gene encoding protein N-terminal asparagine amidohydrolase isoform X1: MPLLVDGRRVRLPQSAGDLVRAHPLLEERARLLRGQSVQQVGPQGLLYVQQRELAVTSPKDGSISILGSDDATTCHIVVLRHTGNGATCLTHCDGSDTKAEVPLIMNAIKSFSDHTQCGRLEVHLVGGFNDDRQLSQKLTHQLLSEFDRQEDDIHLVTLCVTELNDREENESHFPIIYGIAVNIKTAEIYRASFQDRGPEEELRAARALTGGPMISIYDAKTEQLRIGPYSWTPFPHVDFWLQQDDKQILENLSTSPLAEPPHFVEHIRSTLMFLKKHPSPANTLFPGNKALLYKKNEDGLWEKISSSGS
- the NTAN1 gene encoding protein N-terminal asparagine amidohydrolase isoform X2 — protein: MNAIKSFSDHTQCGRLEVHLVGGFNDDRQLSQKLTHQLLSEFDRQEDDIHLVTLCVTELNDREENESHFPIIYGIAVNIKTAEIYRASFQDRGPEEELRAARALTGGPMISIYDAKTEQLRIGPYSWTPFPHVDFWLQQDDKQILENLSTSPLAEPPHFVEHIRSTLMFLKKHPSPANTLFPGNKALLYKKNEDGLWEKISSSGS